Proteins found in one Oribacterium sp. oral taxon 102 genomic segment:
- a CDS encoding QueT transporter family protein gives MKRLDTGFLVQGAVIAAIYVALTVLFAPISFGPIQFRVSEALCVLPYFTLAAVPGVSAGCLLGNILGGAPLPDILFGSLATLLGALLSYRLRSVSRWLVCVPPILTNALIIPLVLRYAYGVPDMLPYLALTVGIGELLAVAGLGNLLLLALLPNRTQIFGKADASADRPRVFPR, from the coding sequence ATGAAAAGACTCGACACGGGCTTCCTCGTACAGGGAGCCGTCATTGCAGCGATCTATGTGGCGCTTACGGTTCTGTTTGCGCCGATCAGCTTCGGGCCGATCCAGTTCCGCGTTTCGGAGGCGCTCTGCGTCCTCCCCTACTTCACGCTCGCCGCGGTTCCCGGTGTCAGCGCAGGCTGCCTGCTCGGAAATATTCTGGGCGGAGCGCCGCTCCCTGATATCCTTTTCGGTTCCCTCGCAACCCTGCTCGGCGCGCTTCTCAGCTACCGTCTCCGCAGCGTTTCGAGGTGGCTGGTCTGCGTTCCGCCGATCCTCACGAACGCGCTGATCATTCCGCTCGTGCTGCGCTATGCCTACGGCGTGCCGGACATGCTCCCGTACCTCGCCCTCACGGTAGGAATCGGAGAGCTTCTCGCTGTCGCAGGACTCGGAAACCTCCTTCTCCTCGCCCTGCTTCCGAATCGGACGCAGATCTTCGGGAAGGCAGACGCTTCCGCAGATCGCCCCCGGGTCTTTCCCAGATAA
- a CDS encoding phosphoglycerate kinase: MAALNKKSVDDFNAAGRRVLVRCDFNVPLKDGRITDETRINAALPTLRKLIGEGAKLILCSHLGKVKNGPNEGESLAPVAPVLSAKLGKEVKFIGNYNVTGEETTKAVEAMRNGDVILLQNTRFRGKEETKPGEAGEGFAKELADLADDYVCDAFGSAHRPHASVSVVTKYIREKGGNCAVGYLMEKEIQFLGNAVETPVRPFVAILGGAKVADKLNVISNLLEKCDTLIIGGGMAYTFIKAQGYEIGTSLCDDEKLGYCREMMEKAEKLGKKLLLPVDHMVCPAFPSPIDDPNVSAEAVATEAIPADKMALDIGPKSQKLFAEAVKTAKTVVWNGPMGLFENPVLSAGTKAVAAALAETDATTIIGGGDSAAAVNQLGYADKMSHISTGGGASLEFLEGKALPGVFAADDK; encoded by the coding sequence ATGGCAGCATTAAACAAGAAGAGTGTGGATGATTTCAATGCGGCAGGGAGAAGAGTGCTCGTGAGATGCGACTTCAACGTACCGCTGAAGGACGGCAGGATCACGGATGAGACTCGTATCAACGCAGCGCTTCCGACCCTTCGGAAGCTGATCGGCGAGGGAGCGAAGCTGATCCTCTGCTCTCACCTCGGCAAGGTAAAGAATGGACCGAACGAGGGCGAGTCTCTCGCACCTGTGGCGCCGGTGCTTTCCGCGAAGCTCGGGAAGGAAGTGAAGTTCATCGGCAACTACAATGTGACCGGAGAAGAGACCACGAAGGCGGTAGAGGCAATGCGGAATGGCGATGTGATTCTCCTGCAGAATACACGCTTCCGCGGCAAGGAGGAGACGAAGCCGGGCGAGGCAGGAGAGGGCTTCGCGAAGGAGCTCGCCGATCTCGCGGACGATTATGTATGTGATGCCTTCGGCTCCGCGCACAGACCGCATGCCTCCGTATCCGTCGTGACGAAGTATATTCGGGAGAAGGGCGGCAACTGTGCGGTCGGCTATCTGATGGAGAAGGAGATTCAGTTCCTCGGCAACGCAGTGGAGACGCCGGTGCGCCCGTTCGTAGCGATCCTCGGCGGCGCGAAGGTAGCGGACAAGCTGAATGTCATCTCGAATCTCCTCGAGAAGTGTGATACGCTCATCATCGGCGGCGGTATGGCGTATACCTTCATTAAGGCACAGGGCTATGAGATCGGCACCTCCCTCTGCGATGACGAGAAGCTCGGCTACTGCAGGGAAATGATGGAGAAGGCGGAGAAGCTCGGCAAGAAGCTGCTGCTTCCGGTGGATCACATGGTTTGTCCTGCCTTCCCGTCCCCGATCGACGATCCTAATGTTTCGGCAGAGGCGGTAGCGACAGAGGCGATTCCGGCAGACAAGATGGCGCTGGATATTGGCCCGAAGTCGCAGAAGCTCTTCGCAGAGGCGGTAAAGACGGCGAAGACCGTCGTATGGAACGGTCCGATGGGACTCTTTGAGAATCCGGTTCTCTCCGCGGGCACCAAGGCGGTTGCAGCCGCACTGGCAGAGACCGATGCAACGACCATCATTGGCGGCGGCGATTCCGCGGCGGCTGTAAATCAGCTCGGCTATGCAGATAAGATGTCCCATATCTCCACGGGCGGCGGCGCATCCCTTGAGTTCCTCGAGGGCAAGGCGCTTCCGGGCGTATTTGCGGCGGACGACAAGTAA
- a CDS encoding histidine phosphatase family protein gives MEIYLIRHGETEWNRLRKLQGHTDIPLNDAGLAAARLAARNIENLRLDLVLHSPLLRARKTAELLRGSRSCPIRKETLLTEISFGIGEGLNLYEENPAEKTLRECLLRFFQDPANYVPAAGGESIPQLKSRARRVLTDILSPLEQNPSMLRVLVVAHGAILRAILDVISDIPDARFWEGPLAPNCGGSILELRNGRFRELQSVDLLKLR, from the coding sequence ATGGAAATCTACCTGATTCGTCACGGAGAGACGGAATGGAACCGTCTCCGGAAGCTGCAGGGACATACCGACATTCCGCTGAATGATGCCGGGCTCGCCGCAGCGCGGCTTGCCGCGCGAAATATCGAGAACCTGCGGCTCGATCTGGTTCTCCACAGTCCACTGCTCCGCGCCAGAAAAACCGCCGAGCTGCTCCGCGGGAGCCGGAGCTGCCCGATCCGGAAGGAGACGCTGCTGACAGAAATCTCCTTTGGCATCGGGGAGGGACTGAACCTCTATGAGGAGAATCCCGCAGAAAAGACGCTTCGGGAATGCCTGCTCCGCTTCTTTCAGGATCCGGCAAACTATGTCCCTGCAGCGGGCGGAGAGTCCATCCCCCAGCTGAAAAGCCGCGCGCGCCGTGTCCTCACGGACATCCTCTCTCCGCTGGAGCAGAATCCCTCCATGCTGCGTGTGCTGGTCGTCGCGCACGGTGCGATCCTGCGCGCCATCCTTGATGTCATTTCGGATATCCCCGACGCACGCTTCTGGGAAGGGCCGCTCGCCCCGAACTGCGGCGGCAGCATCCTGGAGCTTCGAAACGGCCGCTTCCGGGAGCTTCAGTCCGTAGATCTTCTGAAGCTCCGGTAA
- the tpiA gene encoding triose-phosphate isomerase: protein MRKKIIAGNWKMNMTPSEARELCRTLLPLVKDADTEVVFCVPAIDIVPVAEEVKGTNIHVGAENLYFEDKGAYTGEISADMLLDSGVTHVIMGHSERRGYFHETDEDINRKLRKALEKGLTPIVCCGESLEQREQGICFDWVRMQIKIAFRGVSAEDAKRVVIAYEPIWAIGTGKTATAEQAQEVCKAIRDCIRELYGDDTAEAIRIQYGGSMNAGNCRELLAKPDIDGGLIGGASLKAEFAEIVNYNK from the coding sequence GTGAGAAAGAAGATCATTGCGGGAAACTGGAAGATGAATATGACGCCGTCCGAGGCACGGGAGCTCTGCAGGACGCTGCTTCCGCTGGTGAAGGATGCGGATACGGAGGTCGTGTTCTGCGTGCCGGCGATCGATATCGTACCGGTCGCGGAGGAAGTGAAGGGGACGAATATTCATGTCGGTGCGGAGAACCTCTACTTCGAGGACAAGGGCGCTTACACCGGGGAGATCTCGGCGGATATGCTTCTGGACAGCGGTGTGACGCACGTCATCATGGGGCATTCCGAGCGGAGAGGCTATTTTCATGAGACCGACGAGGACATCAACCGGAAGCTCCGGAAGGCGCTGGAGAAGGGGCTGACGCCGATCGTCTGCTGCGGCGAGTCTCTCGAGCAGAGAGAGCAGGGAATCTGCTTCGACTGGGTTCGGATGCAGATCAAGATCGCCTTTCGTGGGGTGAGCGCGGAGGACGCGAAGAGAGTGGTCATCGCCTATGAGCCGATCTGGGCGATCGGAACCGGCAAGACCGCGACGGCAGAGCAGGCGCAGGAGGTCTGCAAGGCGATCCGCGACTGTATCCGCGAGCTTTACGGAGACGATACCGCGGAGGCAATCCGCATCCAGTACGGCGGCTCCATGAACGCCGGAAACTGCCGGGAGCTTCTCGCGAAGCCGGATATCGACGGCGGTCTGATTGGCGGCGCTTCCCTGAAGGCGGAGTTTGCGGAGATTGTGAACTACAATAAGTAA
- the murC gene encoding UDP-N-acetylmuramate--L-alanine ligase, producing the protein MYQINFTHPIHIHFIGIGGISMSGLAEILLDRGFRISGSDMKESKLTRHLAALGAEVHYPQNAENIRPGIELVVYTAAIHPDNPEFQAAVRAGLPMMRRADLLGEIMQNYRHAINVAGTHGKTTTTSMITEILLEAHSDPTVTVGGMLQDIGGNIRVGRSGLFVAEACEYTNSFLSFFPTTEIILNVEADHLDFFKDLDDIRHSFRQFTEKLPEDGLLVINRDIPHYEYFTEGLHCRILTFGHDKEADYTANFISYDHFARPSYTLFEGGKELGRISLGVTGEHNIYNSLSAIAVCRSLGIELPLIAEALRKFTGTERRFQKKGKVRGFTIIDDYAHHPQEIAATIEAAKKYPHRKLWVAFQPHTYSRTAALMDDFAGALATADEIVLADIYAAREQNTIGISSDDLRRHMIEQNTNVYYIPKFAEIEAFLLSHMKPGDLLITMGAGDIYEVGDDLLRQFGETEDE; encoded by the coding sequence ATGTACCAGATCAATTTCACGCACCCGATCCACATTCATTTCATCGGCATCGGCGGCATTTCTATGAGCGGGCTCGCGGAAATCCTCCTCGACAGGGGCTTCCGGATCTCCGGCTCCGATATGAAGGAATCCAAACTCACCCGTCATCTCGCAGCACTCGGCGCCGAGGTGCATTACCCGCAAAATGCCGAGAATATCCGTCCGGGCATCGAGCTCGTGGTCTACACTGCGGCGATCCACCCGGATAATCCGGAATTTCAGGCAGCGGTTCGCGCCGGCCTTCCGATGATGCGCCGTGCCGACCTGCTCGGTGAAATCATGCAGAATTACCGCCACGCGATCAATGTCGCCGGTACACACGGGAAGACGACGACCACCTCCATGATCACCGAGATCCTGCTCGAGGCGCACTCCGACCCGACTGTGACAGTCGGCGGGATGCTGCAGGACATCGGCGGCAACATCCGTGTCGGCAGGTCCGGACTCTTCGTCGCGGAGGCATGCGAGTACACCAACTCCTTCCTCTCCTTTTTCCCGACCACGGAGATCATCCTGAACGTAGAGGCAGATCATTTGGATTTCTTCAAGGATCTCGACGACATCCGCCATTCCTTCCGGCAGTTCACGGAAAAGCTGCCGGAGGATGGGCTTCTGGTCATCAATCGAGACATCCCGCATTATGAATATTTCACGGAGGGGCTTCACTGCCGGATTCTGACTTTCGGGCATGACAAGGAGGCGGATTATACTGCCAATTTCATCAGCTACGATCACTTCGCACGTCCGAGCTATACGCTCTTCGAAGGGGGGAAGGAGCTCGGCAGGATCTCCCTCGGCGTCACCGGCGAGCACAATATCTACAATTCCCTCTCGGCGATCGCGGTCTGCCGGAGCCTCGGCATCGAGCTTCCGCTCATCGCAGAAGCGCTCCGGAAATTCACCGGAACCGAGCGCCGCTTCCAGAAAAAGGGGAAGGTTCGGGGCTTCACCATCATCGACGACTATGCGCACCATCCGCAGGAGATCGCAGCGACCATAGAGGCGGCGAAGAAGTATCCGCATCGCAAGCTCTGGGTTGCCTTCCAGCCGCATACCTATTCGCGTACTGCGGCGCTGATGGATGACTTCGCGGGCGCGCTTGCCACCGCAGACGAGATCGTACTGGCGGATATCTATGCAGCCAGAGAGCAGAACACGATCGGGATCAGCTCCGACGATCTCCGCCGTCACATGATCGAGCAGAATACGAATGTTTACTACATTCCGAAATTCGCAGAGATCGAAGCATTCCTTCTCTCTCACATGAAGCCGGGAGATCTCCTGATCACAATGGGGGCAGGAGATATCTATGAGGTGGGCGACGATCTCCTCCGGCAGTTCGGAGAAACAGAAGACGAATAA
- the gap gene encoding type I glyceraldehyde-3-phosphate dehydrogenase: MAVRVAINGFGRIGRLAFRQMFDAEGYEVVAINDLTDPKMLAHLLKYDTAQGGFCGHMGEGKHSVTAGEDNIVVDGKKITIYKEADASKLPWGQIGVDVVLECTGFYTSKAKSQAHIDAGAKKVVISAPAGNDLPTIVYSVNEKTLTKEDTIISAASCTTNCLAPMADTLNKLAPIQSGIMSTIHAYTGDQMILDGPHRKGDLRRARAGAANIVPNSTGAAKAIGLVIPALNGKLIGSAQRVPVPTGSTTILTAVVKKAGLTKEMINEAMKAAGSESFGYTEDQIVSSDVIGMRFGSLFDATQTMVQALGEDTYQVQVVSWYDNENSYTSQMVRTIKYFAELG, from the coding sequence ATGGCAGTTAGAGTGGCGATTAACGGATTTGGACGTATCGGTCGTCTTGCGTTCCGGCAGATGTTCGATGCGGAGGGATATGAGGTAGTTGCGATTAACGATCTGACCGACCCGAAGATGCTGGCACATCTTCTGAAGTATGATACCGCACAGGGCGGCTTCTGCGGACATATGGGCGAGGGCAAGCACAGTGTTACAGCCGGCGAGGACAATATCGTCGTAGACGGAAAGAAGATCACCATCTACAAGGAGGCAGACGCTTCCAAGCTTCCGTGGGGACAGATCGGCGTGGATGTCGTTCTCGAGTGCACCGGCTTCTATACCTCCAAGGCGAAGTCTCAGGCGCATATTGATGCCGGCGCCAAGAAGGTTGTAATTTCCGCTCCGGCAGGCAATGATCTTCCTACGATCGTATACAGCGTAAATGAGAAGACCCTCACGAAGGAGGATACCATCATTTCCGCAGCCTCCTGCACCACGAACTGTCTGGCTCCGATGGCGGATACGCTGAACAAGCTGGCGCCGATTCAGTCCGGTATCATGAGCACCATTCATGCGTATACCGGCGATCAGATGATCCTCGACGGACCGCACAGAAAGGGCGATCTGAGAAGAGCGAGAGCCGGCGCTGCCAACATTGTACCGAACTCCACCGGCGCTGCGAAGGCGATCGGTCTGGTTATCCCGGCGCTGAACGGAAAGCTCATCGGCTCCGCGCAGAGAGTTCCGGTTCCGACAGGCTCTACTACCATTCTTACCGCTGTTGTGAAGAAGGCAGGCCTCACCAAGGAGATGATCAACGAGGCGATGAAGGCTGCAGGCTCCGAGTCCTTCGGCTACACTGAGGATCAGATCGTTTCCTCCGATGTGATCGGCATGAGATTCGGCTCTCTCTTCGACGCCACCCAGACCATGGTGCAGGCGCTCGGAGAGGATACCTATCAGGTACAGGTTGTTTCCTGGTATGACAATGAGAATTCCTACACCTCTCAGATGGTGAGAACGATCAAGTACTTCGCAGAGCTTGGCTGA
- the metK gene encoding methionine adenosyltransferase — protein MLFSSEQVSNGHPDKICDQISDAIVTDILRHDPEGRIAAETAIKDYDITILGEVTTNYEPDYDALVRGVLREIGLADVERYELRLLISRQSPDIAMGVDRDGAGDQGMMFGYATNETEALLPIPYVLSTRALQKLRAFNLEDGFRMLRPDAKAQVSFDYAAHRIDTFLLSTQHAEETSLQEVRELVSTVMRETAAELGFNIDFRVLVNPTGRFVLGSSFADSGLTGRKIIADTYGGAAHHGGGAFSGKDPSKVDRSAAYMARKVARDIVRSGRAARCEVQLAYAIGVAEPVSVYVDCFGTERESAERIWQYVMDSYDLTPKGITEALRLRQIDYNLVSAYGHFGKPELPWEQ, from the coding sequence ATGTTATTTTCATCCGAGCAGGTATCCAACGGACACCCTGACAAGATTTGCGATCAGATTTCCGATGCCATTGTCACCGATATTCTCCGGCATGACCCGGAGGGGCGTATCGCCGCGGAGACCGCCATCAAGGACTACGACATCACCATCCTCGGCGAGGTGACAACGAACTATGAGCCGGATTACGACGCACTGGTGCGCGGCGTACTGCGGGAGATCGGTCTTGCCGACGTAGAAAGGTACGAACTGCGCCTCCTCATTTCCAGACAGTCTCCGGACATTGCCATGGGCGTCGACCGCGACGGCGCCGGTGATCAGGGCATGATGTTCGGTTACGCAACCAACGAGACAGAGGCGCTGCTTCCGATCCCCTATGTCCTCTCCACCCGCGCTCTCCAGAAGCTGCGCGCCTTCAATCTGGAGGACGGCTTCCGCATGCTCCGTCCGGACGCCAAGGCACAGGTCAGCTTCGACTATGCGGCGCACCGCATCGACACCTTCCTCCTCTCCACGCAGCACGCGGAGGAAACCTCCCTTCAGGAGGTGCGGGAGCTCGTAAGCACTGTCATGCGGGAGACTGCCGCAGAACTCGGCTTCAACATTGATTTCCGCGTGCTGGTCAATCCGACCGGCCGCTTCGTGCTCGGCTCCTCCTTCGCGGACTCCGGACTGACCGGCAGGAAGATCATCGCCGATACCTACGGCGGCGCGGCGCATCACGGCGGCGGCGCCTTCTCCGGGAAGGATCCGTCCAAGGTGGATCGTTCCGCCGCTTATATGGCGCGTAAGGTCGCAAGAGATATCGTCAGGAGCGGCAGAGCGGCCCGCTGCGAGGTGCAGCTCGCCTATGCGATCGGTGTCGCCGAGCCGGTTTCCGTCTATGTGGACTGCTTCGGTACGGAGCGTGAGTCGGCAGAGCGGATCTGGCAGTATGTCATGGACAGCTATGACCTGACGCCGAAGGGTATCACAGAGGCACTGCGGCTCCGACAGATCGACTACAATCTGGTCTCCGCCTACGGGCATTTCGGAAAGCCGGAGCTGCCCTGGGAGCAATAA
- the nrdG gene encoding anaerobic ribonucleoside-triphosphate reductase activating protein produces MNYAEIKEYDIANGPGIRLSLFVSGCTHKCLGCFNEIAWDFSYGQEFTRETEDDILRALADESYQGLTLLGGEPLDPRNQSAVLSLVRRFKTSFPKKDLWCFTGYLFDRDVCGWMSKTLPETRELLSYLDILVDGPFVLEKKDVTLLFKGSSNQRTIDVQESLRRGEIVLWEAGNTSMSPNAKI; encoded by the coding sequence ATGAACTACGCAGAAATCAAGGAATATGATATCGCAAACGGCCCGGGGATCCGTCTGAGCCTCTTCGTTTCCGGCTGCACCCACAAGTGCCTCGGCTGCTTCAACGAGATCGCCTGGGACTTTTCCTACGGGCAGGAATTCACCCGGGAAACCGAGGATGATATCCTGCGCGCGCTGGCGGACGAGAGCTATCAGGGCTTGACCCTGCTCGGCGGCGAGCCGCTGGATCCGCGGAACCAGAGCGCCGTGCTCTCTCTCGTCCGTCGTTTCAAGACGAGCTTCCCGAAAAAGGACCTCTGGTGCTTCACCGGCTATCTCTTCGACCGGGACGTCTGCGGCTGGATGTCGAAAACCCTGCCGGAAACCCGGGAGCTGCTGTCCTATCTCGACATCCTCGTGGACGGTCCCTTCGTACTGGAAAAGAAAGACGTGACGCTGCTCTTCAAGGGCTCCTCCAACCAGAGAACCATCGATGTACAGGAGAGCCTGCGACGCGGAGAGATCGTCCTCTGGGAGGCGGGAAACACCTCTATGTCCCCCAATGCAAAAATATAG
- a CDS encoding CPBP family intramembrane glutamic endopeptidase gives MQSKYFRILGYSLLAAVFYLTADLLPELLQLGLYFISERIGLPYDYFDQRSNMAYVLTGLVILLLYGGIYLRWLSPGRTEPLPWSRAKKGGFIVLSAFGIGGLSLLWLTLAERLQSGIPVLMQAMTEFNQSMEALDEGSYLWELAAVCILGPILEELMFRGLIYNSVERAFRSPLPAILLSGLLFGIWHGNLVQSVYTAVMGIIVAFVYHRTRSLWFPIGIHMVNNLLSTLPPVLQEGQIPGLLDKLSVLLILPCALLYYRSFRRSTD, from the coding sequence ATGCAAAGCAAATATTTCCGCATTCTCGGCTACAGCCTGCTGGCAGCGGTATTCTATCTCACAGCCGATCTGCTGCCGGAGCTTCTGCAGCTCGGCTTGTATTTCATTTCCGAAAGAATCGGACTGCCCTACGACTACTTTGACCAGAGAAGTAATATGGCGTATGTGCTGACCGGACTTGTTATACTACTGCTCTATGGCGGCATTTATCTTCGCTGGCTTTCTCCCGGAAGAACGGAGCCGCTTCCGTGGAGCAGAGCGAAGAAGGGGGGCTTCATCGTGCTCTCCGCTTTCGGAATCGGCGGGCTTTCTCTGCTCTGGCTGACGCTGGCAGAGAGGCTCCAGAGCGGGATTCCGGTACTGATGCAGGCGATGACGGAATTCAATCAGAGTATGGAGGCACTGGATGAGGGAAGCTATCTCTGGGAGCTGGCGGCGGTCTGCATTCTGGGACCGATTCTGGAGGAGCTGATGTTCCGCGGGCTGATCTACAACAGTGTAGAACGCGCTTTCCGGAGTCCGCTTCCGGCGATTCTGCTCTCCGGGCTGCTCTTCGGGATCTGGCATGGCAATCTCGTCCAGTCGGTTTACACCGCCGTGATGGGGATCATCGTTGCCTTTGTGTATCACAGGACGCGGAGTCTGTGGTTTCCGATCGGGATTCATATGGTGAATAACCTGCTCTCCACTCTGCCTCCGGTATTGCAGGAGGGACAGATCCCGGGGCTGCTTGATAAGCTATCTGTCCTGCTGATCCTTCCCTGCGCCCTGCTGTATTACCGGAGCTTCAGAAGATCTACGGACTGA
- a CDS encoding homoserine O-succinyltransferase: MPIKVQNDLPAKHILESENIFVMDETRASAQEIRPLRIAILNLMPLKEDTELDILRVLSNFPIQVEITFMKTKSHEAKNTDPSHLNKFYVTFDMVREERFDGLIITGAPVEKLAFEEVEYWEELREIMDWSVTNVFSTFHICWGAQAGLYHHYGIRKRLLPEKLSGIYRQRAVHRKKMIMRGMDDEFLVPVSRYTGLDEAAVHSDPELYVVAEGEETGSYLILACSSRQIFVTGHSEYDRYDLDKEYKRDLGRGLSPALPKNYYPEDDPLQTPLLSWRSSSNCTYTNWLNFIYQETPYDLRELRPATEDSYTLGDHTVERDSI; encoded by the coding sequence ATGCCGATAAAAGTACAGAATGACCTGCCTGCCAAGCATATTCTGGAGTCGGAGAATATCTTCGTGATGGATGAGACGAGAGCGAGCGCGCAGGAGATCCGCCCGCTTCGCATCGCGATCCTGAATCTAATGCCGCTGAAGGAGGACACCGAGCTGGACATCCTCCGGGTGCTCTCGAATTTCCCGATTCAGGTGGAGATCACCTTTATGAAAACGAAGAGTCACGAGGCGAAGAATACGGATCCCTCGCATCTCAATAAGTTCTATGTGACCTTCGACATGGTACGGGAGGAGCGCTTCGACGGGCTGATTATCACGGGCGCGCCGGTCGAGAAGCTTGCATTCGAGGAGGTGGAGTACTGGGAGGAGCTCCGGGAGATCATGGACTGGTCGGTAACGAATGTGTTTTCCACCTTCCATATCTGCTGGGGAGCACAGGCGGGACTCTACCATCATTACGGCATTCGGAAGAGGCTGCTTCCGGAGAAGCTGAGCGGCATTTACCGGCAGCGCGCCGTGCATCGAAAGAAAATGATTATGCGGGGGATGGACGATGAGTTTCTCGTTCCGGTTTCCCGTTATACGGGACTGGATGAGGCGGCGGTGCATTCCGATCCGGAGCTCTATGTCGTGGCGGAGGGAGAGGAGACCGGCAGTTACCTGATCCTTGCCTGCTCCTCCCGGCAGATCTTCGTAACCGGGCACTCGGAGTATGACCGTTATGACCTCGACAAGGAATACAAGCGTGACCTCGGGAGAGGACTCTCGCCGGCGCTCCCGAAGAATTATTACCCGGAGGACGATCCCTTGCAGACACCGCTTCTGTCATGGCGCTCGAGCTCGAACTGCACCTATACGAACTGGCTGAATTTTATTTATCAGGAGACGCCGTATGATCTGCGGGAGCTTCGTCCTGCGACAGAGGACAGCTATACGCTGGGAGACCATACCGTGGAGAGAGACAGCATATAA
- a CDS encoding Na/Pi cotransporter family protein, with product MALISSIFSLFGGLGMFLYGMTTMSDGMQKAASSRMSKFLSLVTGNRVVAVLLGAAITALVQSSSATTVMVVGFVNAGVLNLSQVVGIIMGANIGTTITAWMVSLTQLSSSALAFLKPEFFAPLLVGFGAFRLLLGKKGKNDIAGAFCVGVGLIFIGLEFMSNAVAPYADSPVFSRAFQVMGGNPLLGVLAGAVVTGLIQSSAASVSILQTLALSGAVPRAAGFYITLGQNIGTCVTAVLSSTGASRTAKRAAAIHLLFNVAGAVLFGSVIFAASFFFSSFFSGMLTPVEISIFHTVFNVSCTIVLFPAGDLLVFLSGKLVPESRADREAEENPNGYTAIEKNLILHLDKRILESPAIALQAAYQEVCNMGTLAATNVEAAMELLISGDLQKLRDTVGREQVIDNMQKLLTDYLIRIGNLSLTESQKFLVTNMFNSITDIERVGDHADNIAEQAQYMQEHKIVFSEVGVADLRRISAKTLESYRASIAAMNSRSLEDVVRTARLEDEVDDMEEEMREQHLERLASGACEPQAGVIFLDVISDLERISDHADNIAGYVKVTL from the coding sequence ATGGCGTTGATCTCGAGTATATTCAGTCTGTTCGGCGGGCTGGGAATGTTTCTCTATGGAATGACGACGATGAGCGACGGGATGCAGAAGGCGGCGAGCTCGCGGATGTCGAAGTTCCTGAGCCTCGTGACGGGTAACCGGGTGGTCGCGGTGCTGCTCGGCGCGGCGATCACGGCGCTGGTGCAGTCCTCCTCGGCGACTACAGTCATGGTGGTCGGCTTCGTCAATGCCGGTGTGCTGAACCTTTCACAGGTCGTGGGCATCATTATGGGCGCGAACATCGGGACAACGATCACGGCATGGATGGTTTCTCTGACACAGCTGAGCAGCTCGGCGCTTGCCTTCCTGAAGCCGGAATTCTTTGCGCCGCTTCTGGTGGGCTTTGGCGCGTTTCGTCTCCTTCTGGGGAAAAAAGGGAAAAATGATATCGCAGGTGCTTTCTGCGTCGGTGTCGGATTGATCTTCATCGGACTGGAATTTATGTCGAATGCGGTTGCGCCCTATGCGGATTCGCCGGTCTTTTCCAGAGCATTTCAGGTTATGGGCGGGAATCCGCTGCTCGGTGTACTGGCGGGCGCGGTCGTAACCGGTCTGATCCAGTCCTCGGCGGCATCGGTTTCGATTCTGCAGACGCTCGCGCTCTCCGGCGCGGTTCCGCGGGCGGCGGGCTTCTATATCACGCTGGGACAGAATATCGGGACCTGTGTGACGGCAGTGCTTTCCTCGACCGGCGCGTCCCGGACGGCGAAGCGGGCAGCGGCGATCCACCTGCTCTTCAATGTAGCGGGCGCAGTTCTTTTCGGCAGTGTGATTTTCGCGGCATCTTTCTTTTTTTCATCCTTTTTCAGTGGAATGCTGACACCGGTAGAGATCTCGATTTTTCACACCGTTTTCAATGTAAGCTGTACGATCGTACTATTCCCCGCAGGGGATCTCCTGGTATTCCTCTCCGGCAAGCTCGTGCCGGAGAGCCGTGCAGACAGAGAGGCGGAGGAGAACCCGAACGGCTACACTGCGATTGAGAAGAATCTGATTCTACATCTCGACAAGCGTATTCTCGAGTCGCCGGCGATTGCCCTGCAGGCAGCTTATCAGGAGGTCTGCAACATGGGCACGCTTGCCGCGACCAATGTGGAGGCAGCGATGGAGCTGCTGATTAGCGGCGATCTCCAGAAGCTGCGGGATACCGTCGGACGGGAGCAGGTCATTGACAATATGCAGAAGCTCCTTACGGACTACCTGATTCGCATCGGCAATCTCTCATTGACGGAGAGTCAGAAGTTCCTCGTCACCAATATGTTCAACAGCATCACCGACATTGAACGGGTCGGAGACCATGCGGACAATATCGCGGAGCAGGCGCAGTACATGCAGGAGCACAAGATCGTCTTTTCGGAGGTCGGCGTCGCAGATCTCCGCAGGATTTCGGCGAAGACGCTCGAGAGCTACCGCGCCTCGATTGCGGCGATGAACAGCCGGAGTCTCGAGGATGTGGTTCGAACCGCGCGGCTCGAGGATGAGGTGGATGATATGGAGGAGGAGATGCGGGAGCAGCATCTGGAGCGTCTCGCGAGCGGAGCGTGCGAGCCGCAGGCGGGCGTGATCTTTCTGGATGTGATCTCCGACCTTGAGCGGATCTCCGACCACGCGGACAATATTGCGGGCTATGTCAAGGTAACCCTATAA